In Deinococcus psychrotolerans, the genomic window CTTGACGTTGTCGGTGCTCAGCACCCAGATGGTCGCCACCGGGATACCAAGCTCCAAGCACCACTGCAACACCTCGTGGGCCTTATCGATGCCAAATTCGTAGCCGAGTTCGCGCTGCATTCCGGCGACTTTGGCAAAACGGCGATTGCCGTCCAAAATTAGGCCGAGATGCTGCGGCAAACGGGCGTGTGCCTTGACTTGGCGCTCGAGGTGCTGGGCGTACCACCAATACAGCGGCGTGGCGGCAGCGTCACGCAATTTCAGTGCGGTTTTGGCTCCGCTGCGAATGAGGCTGTTGCTGCTTTTGCTGCGGGTACTCACAGGGTTATTCTACGCTCAGAATTTCCAGTGTGTGGAGATTTGGGTGGTAGATCTACAGCAGCCGCACTTGCGCCGCACCTTGTGGGGGCAGCAGCCCCAAAGCCTTGTGATCTAAGCGCGAGAGGGGACGCTGGGCGACTTGCTGGCGCTCTTGGCTGGCCTGCGCCGCATAGACGTGCAGCGTGATCTGGCGATGGGTCATGCTGTGGCTGACCGTGCCGAGCAGCTGCGGCGAGTGGGCCGAGAGGCGCTCCAGCAAGCGGGGCAAAGCAGTTTGGATGCTGCCCTCTTCTAAAGGCAAGCCGTACAGACCCCCCAGCAGCGTGCCGCCGCGTTGCTCCAGATAAGCGCACTCGGCGTCACCGATCAGCAACGCCACCGCTTCCACCGCTCTGACTTTGGCGGCGGGCTTGGGCAGCGGGTAGAGCTTCGGCGTACCGCTTTGGAAGGCGGCGCACTGCTCGGTCAGCGGGCAAGCCGGGCAGTTGGGCGTCTTGGGCAGGCAGACCGTCGCGCCCAAATCCATCAGCGCTTCATTCCAGTCACCGGGCCGCTGGGGGTCGAGCAGCGTATCGGCTTGCTGCTGCACCCAGACCGCAGTGGGCTGGGCTTCGGCATGGAGGCGCGACAGCACCCGCCGAACGTTGCCGTCGTTGACCGCCCGCGCTTCGCCGTAAGCCAAGCTGCTGATGGCCGCCGCCGTATACGGCCCTACCCCCGGCAAGGCCAGCCAGCCGACGTAGGTCATGGGCATTCCCTCAGCCGCCATCCGCGCCGCCGCTTTGTGGAGGTTGCGGGCGCGGGCGTAGTAACCGCAGCCCTCCCAGGCTTTGAGCACGTCCTCCAGCGGCGCGGCGGCCAGCGCTTCCACGCTGGGAAACTGCTCGACAAAGTGCTCAAAATAGATTCGGCCCCGCACCACCTGGGTCTGTTGCAGCAAAATCTCGCTGACCCAGACGCGGTAAGGATCGCGCTTTCCTGCTGCGTCGACCATTCGCCACGGCAAATCACGGGCCGAGCGATCGAACCAAGTTAGCAGCGCTGCCCGGAGCTTTTTAAGTTGTGCGGAGCCGTCCATAGCACGTGAGTGTAGACCGACTTCACTTTGCTTGCCGCGCTCTGGGTTACGCTGGGGACGTGCCCCGCGTCGCGCCCCCTTCCACCTCGCCGCTGCCGCTGACGGCGGCGAGCTACAGCACCAATGAAGCCAACGCGCTGATTCACCTCTACCGCGCCGAGGTCGGCAAGATGACGGCTTACCGCCAGCGCCTCGATATGACCACCAACTGGTCGGTGGTAACGACGGCGGGCCTGGCAAGCTTCGCGCTGGGCGACGACAACAACAGCCACGTGGTGTTTTTGTTCGCCATGCTGATGAATTACTTTTTTTTGCACCTGGAAGCGCGGCGCTTCCGCACCTTCGAAATCAGCCACCACCGCACGCGAATCATGGAACGGTTTTTTTATCCGGCGATGCTGGGCGATAAAGTCGACCCCAATTGGCACCAACTTCTGCTCGGCGAACTGGCCAAGCCGCGCAGCCCGATGAACCGCTGGGACTCACTGGGCTGGCGGCTGCGGCGCAATTATCTGTGGATTTATGTGGGCATTTTAATCGCTTGGATTGCCAAACTCGACACTGTTCGCAGCAAGCAGCAGATTTTTACCCCGATCTCTTTGATCGACGCCGCCCACATCGGCACCTTTCCCGGCTGGGGCGTCTGGGTTTTGGTGGGGGTGTTCTACGCTTATCTGCTGCGGCTAGCGGTCACGGCGGGCCGGGCCTACCCACTCGAAGAAGGCTGAGAAGGGGAGCGTCAATCCCCAGCCCGCACAGTGCTTCTTGTGCTGCCGGCCTAGACTGGATGCATGACCGCTGCCGACCAACCTGTTTCCCATCTCCACTTGCCCGACGGCTCTTGCTGCGCTCCCAGCGCTGATAAAGTGCAGCGGTTTGCCCACCTGCACCAGCACACCCAGTACAGCCTCCTCGACGGCGCGGCCAAGCTCAAGGACTTGCTGAAATGGGCCAAAGAAGTAACGCCCGAGGGATGTGCGCCAGCGCTGGCCATGACCGATCACGGCAATATGCACGGCGCGGTGCATTTTTACAACTACGCGCAGGCCGCCGAAGTCAAGCCGATTTTGGGCTACGAGGCCTACGTGGTGCCCGGACACGGCACACGGCGCGACAGAAAGCCCGGCGTCAGCGGCGAGAAGGGGATCTTTCATTTGACGTTGCTGGCCCGCGACTTCGAGGGCTATCAAAACCTCTGCCGCTTGAGCAGCCGTGGGTATACCGAAGGCTATTACTATAAGCCGCGCATTGACCATGAACTGCTGACTGAACATCACAAGGGCATCATCGCTTTTTCAGGCTGCCTCGGCAGTGAAGTGCAGCAGCTCCTGATGCAAGGCCGCGAAGCCGAAGCCAAAGCAAGGCTGCTGTGGTACCGGGATTTGTTCGGCGAGAATTATTATATCGAAATTCAAGACCACGGCTTGCCTGAGCAAAAGAGAAACAATCCGATTCTGAAAGCTTGGGCTGACGAACTCGGTATCGGCATGGTGGCGACCAATGACGGCCACTATGTCAAGAAAACCGACGCCACCGCCCACGAAACGCTGCTCGCCATTCAAACCAAAGCGGTGATGGCCGATGAAAACCGGTTCAAGTTTCCCTGCGACGAGTTTTATGTCAAGTCGCTGGACGAAATGCAACTTGCTCTGCCGCCGTCGGTATGGGGTGAGCAGGTCTTTGACAACGCCGCCAACGTTGCCGATTTGTGCAATGTGGATTTGCCCGTGGGCAAAAAACGGGTGTATCAGATGCCGGCCCTGCCCATTCCCGAAGGGCGCACGATGGCCGAGGAATTGCGCGTCCAAACGTACGCTGGCAGTGTCAAACGCTACCCGCACCACGTCACCGAAGCGCTGCTGCGCGAGTACGCCACGCGGAGTCTGGCGGCGCTGGAAGTGGGCGAGCGCGAGCGGGTGTTGTCGCGCACGGACGGCTGCGACGCGGCCACTTGCGACCTCGATACCCTGCTGACCCTGACCGCTTTCATGGGCAGTGAGTGGGAAGCGCGGGGCAAGGCAGCAGGCGAAAAGTACACGCCCTATCCGGCCCTCGAAATCATGGAAAAGAACGCCGAATCTGGTCCAATCCCCGACTACGCCTGCTTGGATTGGCAGCGCTCCAAAGGGGAAGCCAGCGATACAGCCATTGAATTAGACCCCGGCAGCGAAGAAGAAACGACCTGCCGCGCCCATCATCAACACGCGCTCGTTTTGCTGCGCCGCGCCGAATACGAACTGAGCGTCATTAACAACATGGGCTTTCCCGATTATCTGCTGATTGTGGCCGATTACATCAACTGGGCCAAAGATCACGGGATCAGCGTCGGGCCGGGGCGTGGTTCAGGAGCCGGATCTATCGTCTGCTACGCTATTCGTATCACCAATCTCGATCCACTTGAATTCGACTTGCTGTTTGAGCGCTTCCTCAACCCTGACCGCATCTCCATGCCTGATTTGGACATCGATTTCAATGACGCTCGCCGCATAGAAGTGATCGACTATGTTCAAAAGAAATACGGCGAAGACAAAGTCGCTCAGATTTCTACTTTCGGAACGATGGCTTCTAAGGCCTGTCTTAAGGATGTGGCCCGCGTGATGGGTCTCGAGTACGCCAAAGTGGATAAAGTCAGTAAATTGATTCCGATTAAATTCGGCAAGAGCTTTTCTTTGGAGCAAGCCCGCGATGCTGTACCCGATATTCAGCAACTGCTGGCCGACGACAAGCAACTTCTAGAAGCCTACGAATTTGCCCAGCAACTCGAAGGCTTGACCCGTCACGCTTCGGTACACGCGGCGGGTGTGGTCATCGGCAAGGAAAAACTCACCGATTTGGTGCCGGTCATGCGTGACGCTTCCGGCATCGGCATGGTCTGTCAGTACGACATGAAAGCGGTGGAAGACATCGGCCTGATCAAGATGGACTTCCTCGGCCTGCGTACTTTGTCATTTTTAGATGAAGCCAAGCGGATTTTGCGTGAATCACAGCCAGAATATAAGACACAAGATATAGATTTCGACACCATTCCTTTTGACGACGAAAAGACCTTTGAAATGCTGAGTCGGGGCGACACCAAAGGAGTTTTTCAATTGGAAGGCGCAGGCATAGCCGACGCTTCCCGCCGCCTCAAGCCGCGCCGCCTGGCCGACATCATCGCGCTCTCGGCACTTTACCGGCCCGGCCCGATGGAAAATATTCCCACGTATGTTCGCCGCCATCACGGCTTAGAGACCGTGGATTATGTGCGTGACGGGTTTCCCAATTCGGCTCAGTGGTTAGAAAAGATTTTGTCGGAAACTTACGGTATTCCAGTTTATCAAGAGCAGATTATGCAGATTGCTTCGGAAGTGGCCGGATTCAGCTTGGGCGGTGCGGATTTGCTGCGCCGAGCGATGGGCAAGAAAGATACGGCAGAAATGGCCCGTCAGCGTCAGATTTTCGTCGAGGGCGCGGGAGGTAAAGGCGTACCCAAAGAAGAAGCCAATAAGCTCTTCGATTTGCTGGATTCATTTGCAAACTACGGATTCAATAAGTCCCACTCGGCAGCTTACGGTGTGATTACCTACCAAACCGCCTGGCTCAAAGCAAACTATCCGGTTGAATTTATGGCGGCCCTCTTGACGGTAGAGCGCCGCGATTCGGACAAAGTGGCCGAGTACGCCAGCGACGCCCGCAAAATGGGTGTGGAAGTCTTGCCGCCCGATATCAACCAATCAGGCGCGGACTTCAGGGTTCACGGCACTCAGATCTACTTCGGCCTCTACGCCCTCAAAGGACTGGGCGAAGCCGCCGTGGTCAAGATTCTGGATGAGCGGGAGCGGGCGGGCGTGTACAACTCATTCGCTAATTTCTGTTCGCGCATCGACAACAAGACCTGCAACCGCAAGGGCTTAGAAAGCTTGATCAAATCGGGAGCCTTTGACGCCTTTGGAGAGCGCAAACAGCTCTTGGAAAGTCTAGAAGACGCTTTAGCTTGGGCGCAGGGCGCGGCAAACATGCTCAATTCCGGAATGGACGCGCTGTTCGGCATGGCCGAAACCGCCCCCGAACCCAAGCTGCGGGGGGGCGTGACGCCGCTGGGCGAGCTGGAGAAGCTCAGCTTAGAAAAAGACGCGCTGGGCCTCTACATTTCCGGCCACCCTCTGGAACAATACGAGGGCCTGCGTGAGGCGGCCACCGTCCGGATCGCCGTGCTAGAAGACTGGTTCATGGCCCAAATCCAAAAGCAGCCGCAGAAAGCCAGTGCGAATGGACGCGGCCCCCGCGTCAAGGCGGTCTTGGCGGGCATGATCGAGAACGTGGTTAAAAAGCCCACCAAATCCGGCGGGATGATGGCCCGTTTCAATCTGGCCGACGAGAGCGCCACCATTGAACTGGTCGGGTTTAGCCGCGCCTATGACCGCATTCAGGACAAACTGGTGAACGACACGCCCGCCCTCGTCATCGTGGAAATTGAGAGCGAGGAGGGCGGCCTGCGGGTGGTGGCCGAGGAAGTCGTAACCGCCGAGCAACTGACCGACGTGCCCAAAGTCATGTACGTGGACATTGACCTGGAGCAGACCAGCCCCGACGCCCTCAGCGAATTTCAGAGCGTGCTGGACGAACA contains:
- the dnaE gene encoding DNA polymerase III subunit alpha; this translates as MTAADQPVSHLHLPDGSCCAPSADKVQRFAHLHQHTQYSLLDGAAKLKDLLKWAKEVTPEGCAPALAMTDHGNMHGAVHFYNYAQAAEVKPILGYEAYVVPGHGTRRDRKPGVSGEKGIFHLTLLARDFEGYQNLCRLSSRGYTEGYYYKPRIDHELLTEHHKGIIAFSGCLGSEVQQLLMQGREAEAKARLLWYRDLFGENYYIEIQDHGLPEQKRNNPILKAWADELGIGMVATNDGHYVKKTDATAHETLLAIQTKAVMADENRFKFPCDEFYVKSLDEMQLALPPSVWGEQVFDNAANVADLCNVDLPVGKKRVYQMPALPIPEGRTMAEELRVQTYAGSVKRYPHHVTEALLREYATRSLAALEVGERERVLSRTDGCDAATCDLDTLLTLTAFMGSEWEARGKAAGEKYTPYPALEIMEKNAESGPIPDYACLDWQRSKGEASDTAIELDPGSEEETTCRAHHQHALVLLRRAEYELSVINNMGFPDYLLIVADYINWAKDHGISVGPGRGSGAGSIVCYAIRITNLDPLEFDLLFERFLNPDRISMPDLDIDFNDARRIEVIDYVQKKYGEDKVAQISTFGTMASKACLKDVARVMGLEYAKVDKVSKLIPIKFGKSFSLEQARDAVPDIQQLLADDKQLLEAYEFAQQLEGLTRHASVHAAGVVIGKEKLTDLVPVMRDASGIGMVCQYDMKAVEDIGLIKMDFLGLRTLSFLDEAKRILRESQPEYKTQDIDFDTIPFDDEKTFEMLSRGDTKGVFQLEGAGIADASRRLKPRRLADIIALSALYRPGPMENIPTYVRRHHGLETVDYVRDGFPNSAQWLEKILSETYGIPVYQEQIMQIASEVAGFSLGGADLLRRAMGKKDTAEMARQRQIFVEGAGGKGVPKEEANKLFDLLDSFANYGFNKSHSAAYGVITYQTAWLKANYPVEFMAALLTVERRDSDKVAEYASDARKMGVEVLPPDINQSGADFRVHGTQIYFGLYALKGLGEAAVVKILDERERAGVYNSFANFCSRIDNKTCNRKGLESLIKSGAFDAFGERKQLLESLEDALAWAQGAANMLNSGMDALFGMAETAPEPKLRGGVTPLGELEKLSLEKDALGLYISGHPLEQYEGLREAATVRIAVLEDWFMAQIQKQPQKASANGRGPRVKAVLAGMIENVVKKPTKSGGMMARFNLADESATIELVGFSRAYDRIQDKLVNDTPALVIVEIESEEGGLRVVAEEVVTAEQLTDVPKVMYVDIDLEQTSPDALSEFQSVLDEHAGSMPTFLRMEGGEEFVVYQLERPVGSSDAIRALNSTFAWSKSYLAYDQATILSRFAPKPPAWANRQGGGKGFQA
- the mutY gene encoding A/G-specific adenine glycosylase, with product MDGSAQLKKLRAALLTWFDRSARDLPWRMVDAAGKRDPYRVWVSEILLQQTQVVRGRIYFEHFVEQFPSVEALAAAPLEDVLKAWEGCGYYARARNLHKAAARMAAEGMPMTYVGWLALPGVGPYTAAAISSLAYGEARAVNDGNVRRVLSRLHAEAQPTAVWVQQQADTLLDPQRPGDWNEALMDLGATVCLPKTPNCPACPLTEQCAAFQSGTPKLYPLPKPAAKVRAVEAVALLIGDAECAYLEQRGGTLLGGLYGLPLEEGSIQTALPRLLERLSAHSPQLLGTVSHSMTHRQITLHVYAAQASQERQQVAQRPLSRLDHKALGLLPPQGAAQVRLL
- a CDS encoding DUF2270 domain-containing protein — encoded protein: MPRVAPPSTSPLPLTAASYSTNEANALIHLYRAEVGKMTAYRQRLDMTTNWSVVTTAGLASFALGDDNNSHVVFLFAMLMNYFFLHLEARRFRTFEISHHRTRIMERFFYPAMLGDKVDPNWHQLLLGELAKPRSPMNRWDSLGWRLRRNYLWIYVGILIAWIAKLDTVRSKQQIFTPISLIDAAHIGTFPGWGVWVLVGVFYAYLLRLAVTAGRAYPLEEG